The following coding sequences are from one Phenylobacterium glaciei window:
- a CDS encoding TonB-dependent receptor plug domain-containing protein, giving the protein MIFKSRYFCGGSMLSLALAIGAAGAASAQTAQPAATTVEEVVVTGSFIAGTSEKAAQPVDVIGVQELAKQGAPSVVQLVKTLTAAQSSLGESNRYNGGAGTASINLRGLGSSRTLVLMNGRRLADTTAAAFQGGGQDLNFMPTAAIGRIEILKDGAAATYGSDAVAGVVNFITRKDLDGFEFNGNYAFIKDSDGDYDASLAYGKVFDNGNALITVGYRARGRLDAQDRDFAVRPFESVFYGGWSGSASPGSYGTATGGPLFRDNGCNVLGSQELSGGLKPVASGGALCRYQFSNFNDLVNEEHHYQLYGEVNFDLSDKTRFHAEVAWNRNDVPDQRISPANLTTQFPTANTSGALVAPGFNNQTRFFVPASNPGLIALRTNCAAPLTAAQCAGMAAGVTTSQTSWRLIGVEGHPLNPDGADHQQVEQTQYRVSAGLNGRFEGGLLDGIGWDTALTFMENKGIATTNDLLVNRIQRAFNGLGGANCNYTTGTPGVGNCKYLNPFSNGIATSAINGNTNPYYVASVANDPEMKAWLYGKYTNVNTNQILVFDAVVNKETAIALAGGNIAWAAGVQYRFDRSQEDWSDLGDVQATPCVDSIDGQQGLCPNPVGPFVFFGAQKDFDVDRRVGATFAEVKLPVLDTLEVSGAVRYENFGGNVGSTTNPRISARWQAMDWLAFRGSAGTTFRAPGQAALTPGSTKGVRQVSGSYRAVVTENNPFLEPETATTGNLGVLISAGGFSASVDYWTFDFKKELIVEDAAQLVGAINAANCAKPAFAARFVFIGGVCSGANMLQATIKIVNGQDTKTSGYDLRGQYEFDNFFGMDLFDTKVTVGAEATLTKEYKRGATTLFEDPSITIAPALDRAGKHDLSGEFYSFPKTRASAFVNVAGENWNLRYQLLYREGTTIASPVCVGDAGAGATADCRYNYATGVYQSVGKLDDYFQHDVNLQIKLPWETTVNLSVQNLLDTDPPFAQSFYNYDVTNGNPLGRVFKVGLKKNF; this is encoded by the coding sequence TTGATTTTTAAAAGCAGATATTTCTGCGGCGGCTCCATGCTGTCCCTGGCGCTCGCCATCGGCGCGGCAGGCGCAGCCTCCGCCCAGACCGCGCAGCCCGCAGCGACCACGGTCGAAGAGGTCGTGGTCACCGGCTCATTCATCGCCGGAACATCGGAAAAGGCCGCTCAGCCGGTCGACGTGATCGGTGTGCAGGAACTGGCCAAGCAGGGCGCCCCTAGCGTCGTGCAGTTGGTCAAGACCCTGACCGCGGCGCAGTCCTCGCTTGGCGAAAGCAACCGCTACAACGGCGGCGCCGGCACCGCGTCCATCAACCTTCGCGGCCTCGGCTCGTCGCGCACCCTGGTGCTGATGAACGGTCGACGCCTCGCCGACACCACCGCGGCGGCCTTCCAGGGCGGCGGCCAGGACCTGAACTTCATGCCGACGGCCGCCATCGGCCGTATCGAGATCCTGAAGGACGGCGCGGCCGCCACCTACGGCTCCGACGCCGTGGCCGGGGTGGTGAACTTCATCACCCGCAAGGACCTCGACGGTTTCGAGTTCAACGGCAACTACGCCTTCATCAAGGACTCCGACGGCGACTACGACGCCAGCCTCGCCTACGGCAAGGTGTTCGACAACGGCAACGCCCTGATCACCGTCGGCTACCGCGCACGCGGTCGCCTGGACGCCCAGGATCGCGATTTCGCGGTCCGCCCGTTCGAGTCGGTGTTCTACGGCGGCTGGTCCGGCTCGGCGAGCCCGGGCTCCTACGGCACGGCTACCGGCGGCCCGCTGTTCCGCGACAACGGCTGTAATGTGCTTGGCTCCCAGGAACTGTCCGGCGGCCTCAAGCCGGTGGCCAGCGGCGGCGCGCTGTGCCGCTACCAGTTCAGCAACTTCAACGACCTGGTGAACGAAGAGCATCACTATCAGCTCTACGGCGAGGTCAACTTCGACCTGTCCGACAAGACCAGGTTCCACGCCGAAGTCGCCTGGAACCGCAACGATGTTCCTGATCAGCGCATCTCGCCCGCCAACCTCACCACCCAGTTCCCCACCGCCAACACCTCCGGCGCTCTCGTGGCGCCGGGCTTCAACAACCAGACGCGCTTCTTCGTCCCGGCCAGCAACCCCGGCCTGATCGCCCTGCGCACCAACTGCGCCGCGCCGCTCACCGCGGCCCAGTGCGCCGGCATGGCCGCGGGCGTCACCACCAGCCAGACCAGCTGGCGGCTGATCGGCGTCGAGGGCCATCCGCTCAATCCGGACGGCGCCGACCACCAGCAGGTCGAGCAGACCCAGTATCGGGTGTCCGCCGGCCTGAACGGTCGGTTCGAAGGCGGTCTCCTGGACGGCATCGGCTGGGACACCGCCCTGACCTTCATGGAGAACAAGGGCATCGCCACCACCAACGACCTGTTGGTGAACCGCATCCAGCGGGCCTTCAACGGCCTGGGCGGCGCGAACTGCAACTACACCACCGGCACCCCCGGGGTTGGAAACTGCAAGTATCTGAACCCCTTCAGCAATGGCATCGCCACCAGCGCCATCAACGGGAACACCAACCCGTACTACGTCGCTTCGGTCGCCAATGACCCTGAGATGAAGGCCTGGCTGTACGGCAAGTACACCAACGTCAACACCAACCAGATCCTGGTGTTCGACGCGGTGGTGAATAAGGAAACCGCCATCGCGCTGGCCGGCGGCAACATCGCCTGGGCGGCCGGGGTGCAGTATCGCTTCGATCGCAGCCAGGAAGACTGGTCCGATCTCGGTGACGTGCAGGCCACCCCCTGCGTCGACTCCATCGATGGACAACAGGGCCTTTGCCCCAATCCGGTGGGTCCCTTCGTCTTCTTCGGCGCCCAGAAGGACTTCGATGTTGACCGTCGCGTCGGCGCGACCTTCGCCGAAGTCAAGCTGCCGGTCCTCGACACCCTTGAGGTCAGCGGGGCGGTTCGCTACGAGAACTTCGGCGGCAATGTCGGCTCCACCACCAACCCGCGGATTTCCGCGCGCTGGCAGGCCATGGACTGGCTGGCCTTCCGCGGCTCGGCGGGCACCACCTTCCGTGCCCCGGGCCAGGCGGCCCTGACGCCCGGCAGCACCAAGGGCGTCCGCCAAGTCTCGGGCTCCTATCGCGCCGTGGTGACGGAGAACAACCCCTTCCTCGAGCCCGAAACCGCGACCACCGGCAACCTCGGTGTCCTGATCAGCGCCGGCGGCTTCAGCGCCTCCGTCGACTACTGGACCTTCGACTTCAAGAAGGAACTGATCGTCGAGGACGCGGCTCAACTGGTCGGGGCGATCAACGCCGCCAACTGCGCCAAGCCCGCCTTCGCGGCGCGCTTCGTCTTCATCGGCGGCGTCTGCAGCGGCGCCAACATGCTCCAGGCGACCATCAAGATCGTCAACGGTCAGGATACCAAGACCTCGGGCTATGACCTGCGCGGCCAGTACGAGTTCGACAACTTCTTCGGCATGGACTTGTTCGACACCAAGGTCACCGTGGGCGCCGAAGCCACTCTGACCAAGGAATACAAGCGCGGCGCCACCACCCTGTTTGAAGATCCCTCGATCACGATCGCCCCGGCGCTGGACCGGGCCGGCAAGCACGACCTGTCGGGCGAGTTCTACTCGTTCCCCAAGACCCGCGCCTCGGCCTTCGTCAATGTGGCGGGTGAGAACTGGAACCTGCGTTACCAACTGCTGTATCGCGAAGGCACCACCATCGCCTCGCCCGTTTGTGTGGGTGACGCGGGCGCCGGCGCTACCGCCGACTGCCGCTACAACTACGCCACCGGCGTCTATCAGAGCGTCGGCAAGCTGGATGACTACTTCCAGCACGACGTGAACCTGCAGATCAAACTGCCCTGGGAAACGACGGTCAATCTGAGCGTGCAGAACCTGCTCGATACGGACCCGCCCTTCGCCCAGAGCTTCTACAACTACGACGTCACCAACGGGAACCCGCTGGGCCGCGTCTTCAAGGTCGGCCTGAAGAAGAACTTCTAG
- a CDS encoding DUF6491 family protein, whose product MTPHALLLATAALIALAAGPAGAAPAAKPAKACFSARNVSNYAVVDDRTLNIRVGGRDVYQLDLMGVCPDLPSQNRIAIKSRGASFICSPLDATIIAGGPFGRTERCEVRGLRKLTPEEIAALPSRDRP is encoded by the coding sequence ATGACGCCCCACGCCCTTCTGCTGGCGACAGCCGCCCTGATCGCCCTGGCCGCCGGTCCGGCCGGCGCCGCGCCTGCGGCCAAGCCAGCCAAGGCCTGCTTTTCGGCGCGAAACGTCTCCAACTACGCGGTGGTCGACGACAGGACCCTAAACATTCGGGTTGGCGGGCGCGACGTCTATCAACTGGACCTGATGGGCGTCTGCCCCGATCTGCCCAGCCAGAATAGGATCGCCATCAAGTCACGCGGCGCGTCCTTCATCTGCTCGCCCCTGGACGCCACCATCATCGCCGGCGGCCCGTTCGGACGAACCGAGCGGTGCGAGGTGCGCGGGTTGCGCAAGCTGACCCCCGAGGAAATCGCGGCCCTGCCGTCCCGCGACCGTCCCTGA